From a single Rutidosis leptorrhynchoides isolate AG116_Rl617_1_P2 chromosome 5, CSIRO_AGI_Rlap_v1, whole genome shotgun sequence genomic region:
- the LOC139847440 gene encoding PHAF1 protein At3g51130-like isoform X3 translates to MVFIYVLIHGLRGPSTPATFVAVYAVFGPTFPGLYDKERGIYTLFYPGLSFAFPIPSQYTDCCHNGEAELPLEFPDGTTPVTCRVCIYDSSTDSKVGVGSLMNKASAPPLPAGSLYMEEVHVKLGKELWFTVGGQHIAFGASPQDVWTELGRPDGIHQKQVDQMVIHSASDPRPKTTLCGDYFYNYFARGFDVLFDGQTHKIKKFVLHTNYPGHADFNSYIKCNFVIHPTTDFDGEFHQDISSSKGSITPGTKWEEVKEILGDCGRAAIQTQGSTSNPFGSTFVYGYPNVAFEVMKNGYIATVTLFQTS, encoded by the exons ATGGTTTTCATATACGTTTTGATCCATGGTCTCAG AGGTCCTTCAACTCCAGCTACTTTTGTAGCTGTTTATGCCGTCTTTGGGCCCACATTTCCTGGATTATATGACAAAGAAAGAGGCATTTACACTCTCTTCTACCCG GGATTATCATTTGCTTTTCCCATTCCCTCTCAGTATACTGACTGTTGCCATAATGGAGAAG CTGAGTTGCCGTTGGAGTTCCCGGATGGCACGACTCCAGTAACTTGCCGTGTATGCATATATGACAGTTCAACAGATAGTAAAGTGGGTGTAGGATCATTGATGAACAAGGCATCTGCTCCTCCACTACCTGCTGGCAGCCTTTACATGGAAGAAGTCCACGTTAAG CTAGGGAAGGAGTTATGGTTTACTGTTGGTGGACAACACATTGCTTTTGGTGCTTCTCCTCAG GATGTGTGGACAGAATTGGGCCGACCAGATGGAATTCATCAAAAGCAG GTAGACCAAATGGTAATTCATTCTGCTTCAGACCCACGGCCAAAAACAACTTTATGTGGCGATTACTTCTATAACTACTTCGCTCGTGGCTTTGATGTATTATTCGATGGACAG ACTCATAAGATCAAGAAGTTTGTATTACATACAAACTATCCAGGGCATGCGGACTTCAACTCATACATCAAGTGCAATTTTGTCATCCATCCAACAACAGATT TTGATGGTGAATTTCATCAAGACATAAGTTCTTCGAAAGGTAGTATTACACCTGGCACGAAGTGGGAGGAAGTCAAG GAAATATTGGGAGATTGTGGACGAGCTGCTATTCAAACACAAGGCTCTACAAGCAATCCATTTGGTTCCACTTTTGTATATGGATATCCAAATGTTGCTTTTGAG GTCATGAAGAACGGCTATATTGCTACGGTGACTCTTTTTCAGACATCTTA A
- the LOC139847440 gene encoding PHAF1 protein At3g51130-like isoform X2 — MVFIYVLIHGLRGPSTPATFVAVYAVFGPTFPGLYDKERGIYTLFYPGLSFAFPIPSQYTDCCHNGEAELPLEFPDGTTPVTCRVCIYDSSTDSKVGVGSLMNKASAPPLPAGSLYMEEVHVKLGKELWFTVGGQHIAFGASPQDVWTELGRPDGIHQKQVDQMVIHSASDPRPKTTLCGDYFYNYFARGFDVLFDGQTHKIKKFVLHTNYPGHADFNSYIKCNFVIHPTTDFDGEFHQDISSSKGSITPGTKWEEVKEILGDCGRAAIQTQGSTSNPFGSTFVYGYPNVAFEVMKNGYIATVTLFQTS, encoded by the exons ATGGTTTTCATATACGTTTTGATCCATGGTCTCAG AGGTCCTTCAACTCCAGCTACTTTTGTAGCTGTTTATGCCGTCTTTGGGCCCACATTTCCTGGATTATATGACAAAGAAAGAGGCATTTACACTCTCTTCTACCCG GGATTATCATTTGCTTTTCCCATTCCCTCTCAGTATACTGACTGTTGCCATAATGGAGAAG CTGAGTTGCCGTTGGAGTTCCCGGATGGCACGACTCCAGTAACTTGCCGTGTATGCATATATGACAGTTCAACAGATAGTAAAGTGGGTGTAGGATCATTGATGAACAAGGCATCTGCTCCTCCACTACCTGCTGGCAGCCTTTACATGGAAGAAGTCCACGTTAAG CTAGGGAAGGAGTTATGGTTTACTGTTGGTGGACAACACATTGCTTTTGGTGCTTCTCCTCAG GATGTGTGGACAGAATTGGGCCGACCAGATGGAATTCATCAAAAGCAG GTAGACCAAATGGTAATTCATTCTGCTTCAGACCCACGGCCAAAAACAACTTTATGTGGCGATTACTTCTATAACTACTTCGCTCGTGGCTTTGATGTATTATTCGATGGACAG ACTCATAAGATCAAGAAGTTTGTATTACATACAAACTATCCAGGGCATGCGGACTTCAACTCATACATCAAGTGCAATTTTGTCATCCATCCAACAACAGATT TTGATGGTGAATTTCATCAAGACATAAGTTCTTCGAAAGGTAGTATTACACCTGGCACGAAGTGGGAGGAAGTCAAG GAAATATTGGGAGATTGTGGACGAGCTGCTATTCAAACACAAGGCTCTACAAGCAATCCATTTGGTTCCACTTTTGTATATGGATATCCAAATGTTGCTTTTGAG GTCATGAAGAACGGCTATATTGCTACGGTGACTCTTTTTCAGACATCTTAA
- the LOC139847440 gene encoding PHAF1 protein At3g51130-like isoform X1, whose protein sequence is MVFIYVLIHGLRGPSTPATFVAVYAVFGPTFPGLYDKERGIYTLFYPGLSFAFPIPSQYTDCCHNGEAELPLEFPDGTTPVTCRVCIYDSSTDSKVGVGSLMNKASAPPLPAGSLYMEEVHVKLGKELWFTVGGQHIAFGASPQDVWTELGRPDGIHQKQVDQMVIHSASDPRPKTTLCGDYFYNYFARGFDVLFDGQTHKIKKFVLHTNYPGHADFNSYIKCNFVIHPTTDFDGEFHQDISSSKGSITPGTKWEEVKEILGDCGRAAIQTQGSTSNPFGSTFVYGYPNVAFEVMKNGYIATNTIGFVQL, encoded by the exons ATGGTTTTCATATACGTTTTGATCCATGGTCTCAG AGGTCCTTCAACTCCAGCTACTTTTGTAGCTGTTTATGCCGTCTTTGGGCCCACATTTCCTGGATTATATGACAAAGAAAGAGGCATTTACACTCTCTTCTACCCG GGATTATCATTTGCTTTTCCCATTCCCTCTCAGTATACTGACTGTTGCCATAATGGAGAAG CTGAGTTGCCGTTGGAGTTCCCGGATGGCACGACTCCAGTAACTTGCCGTGTATGCATATATGACAGTTCAACAGATAGTAAAGTGGGTGTAGGATCATTGATGAACAAGGCATCTGCTCCTCCACTACCTGCTGGCAGCCTTTACATGGAAGAAGTCCACGTTAAG CTAGGGAAGGAGTTATGGTTTACTGTTGGTGGACAACACATTGCTTTTGGTGCTTCTCCTCAG GATGTGTGGACAGAATTGGGCCGACCAGATGGAATTCATCAAAAGCAG GTAGACCAAATGGTAATTCATTCTGCTTCAGACCCACGGCCAAAAACAACTTTATGTGGCGATTACTTCTATAACTACTTCGCTCGTGGCTTTGATGTATTATTCGATGGACAG ACTCATAAGATCAAGAAGTTTGTATTACATACAAACTATCCAGGGCATGCGGACTTCAACTCATACATCAAGTGCAATTTTGTCATCCATCCAACAACAGATT TTGATGGTGAATTTCATCAAGACATAAGTTCTTCGAAAGGTAGTATTACACCTGGCACGAAGTGGGAGGAAGTCAAG GAAATATTGGGAGATTGTGGACGAGCTGCTATTCAAACACAAGGCTCTACAAGCAATCCATTTGGTTCCACTTTTGTATATGGATATCCAAATGTTGCTTTTGAG GTCATGAAGAACGGCTATATTGCTACG AATACTATAGGCTTTGTACAGTTATAA